In Saccharomyces cerevisiae S288C chromosome V, complete sequence, one DNA window encodes the following:
- the RNR1 gene encoding ribonucleotide-diphosphate reductase subunit RNR1 (Major isoform of large subunit of ribonucleotide-diphosphate reductase; the RNR complex catalyzes rate-limiting step in dNTP synthesis, regulated by DNA replication and DNA damage checkpoint pathways via localization of small subunits; relative distribution to the nucleus increases upon DNA replication stress; RNR1 has a paralog, RNR3, that arose from the whole genome duplication) produces the protein MYVYKRDGRKEPVQFDKITARISRLCYGLDPKHIDAVKVTQRIISGVYEGVTTIELDNLAAETCAYMTTVHPDYATLAARIAISNLHKQTTKQFSKVVEDLYRYVNAATGKPAPMISDDVYNIVMENKDKLNSAIVYDRDFQYSYFGFKTLERSYLLRINGQVAERPQHLIMRVALGIHGRDIEAALETYNLMSLKYFTHASPTLFNAGTPKPQMSSCFLVAMKEDSIEGIYDTLKECALISKTAGGIGLHIHNIRSTGSYIAGTNGTSNGLIPMIRVFNNTARYVDQGGNKRPGAFALYLEPWHADIFDFIDIRKNHGKEEIRARDLFPALWIPDLFMKRVEENGTWTLFSPTSAPGLSDCYGDEFEALYTRYEKEGRGKTIKAQKLWYSILEAQTETGTPFVVYKDACNRKSNQKNLGVIKSSNLCCEIVEYSAPDETAVCNLASVALPAFIETSEDGKTSTYNFKKLHEIAKVVTRNLNRVIDRNYYPVEEARKSNMRHRPIALGVQGLADTFMLLRLPFDSEEARLLNIQIFETIYHASMEASCELAQKDGPYETFQGSPASQGILQFDMWDQKPYGMWDWDTLRKDIMKHGVRNSLTMAPMPTASTSQILGYNECFEPVTSNMYSRRVLSGEFQVVNPYLLRDLVDLGIWDEGMKQYLITQNGSIQGLPNVPQELKDLYKTVWEISQKTIINMAADRSVYIDQSHSLNLFLRAPTMGKLTSMHFYGWKKGLKTGMYYLRTQAASAAIQFTIDQKIADQATENVADISNLKRPSYMPSSASYAASDFVPAAVTANATIPSLDSSSEASREASPAPTGSHSLTKGMAELNVQESKVEVPEVPAPTKNEEKAAPIVDDEETEFDIYNSKVIACAIDNPEACEMCSG, from the coding sequence ATGTACGTTTATAAAAGAGACGGTCGTAAAGAACCTGTCCAATTCGATAAGATTACCGCTCGTATATCACGCTTATGCTATGGTTTAGATCCAAAACATATCGACGCCGTTAAGGTCACCCAACGTATCATTTCTGGTGTCTATGAAGGTGTCACAACAATCGAACTAGACAACTTAGCCGCTGAAACATGCGCTTATATGACTACTGTTCATCCAGATTACGCCACCCTAGCGGCCAGAATTGCCATTTCTAATTTACATAAACAAACCACAAAACAATTTTCTAAGGTTGTCGAAGATCTTTATAGATACGTCAATGCTGCTACTGGTAAGCCCGCTCCCATGATCTCTGATGATGTCTACAATATTGTCATGGAAAACAAGGATAAATTGAACTCCGCAATTGTCTATGACAGAGATTTTCAGTACAGTTATTTTGGTTTTAAAACTTTGGAACGTTCTTATTTACTAAGAATCAACGGTCAAGTGGCCGAACGTCCACAACATTTAATTATGAGAGTCGCACTAGGCATCCACGGTAGAGATATCGAGGCTGCTTTAGAAACGTATAACTTGATGTctctaaaatattttactCACGCCTCTCCAACGTTGTTCAATGCCGGTACTCCAAAACCTCAAATGTCCTCTTGTTTCTTGGTTGCCATGAAGGAGGACTCTATCGAGGGGATTTACGACACCTTGAAGGAATGTGCTTTGATTTCCAAAACTGCTGGTGGTATTGGTCTACATATCCATAACATTCGTTCAACTGGTTCTTACATTGCTGGTACAAACGGTACTTCTAACGGTTTAATTCCTATGATTCGTGTTTTCAATAACACTGCCCGTTATGTTGACCAGGGTGGTAATAAAAGACCTGGTGCGTTTGCCCTTTACCTGGAACCATGGCATGCTgatatatttgattttattgatattaGGAAGAACCACGGTAAAGAGGAAATTCGTGCAAGAGATTTGTTCCCTGCTCTATGGATTCCTGATCTTTTCATGAAGCGTGTCGAAGAAAATGGGACCTGGACATTATTCTCTCCAACATCAGCTCCTGGTTTAAGCGATTGTTACGGTGACGAGTTTGAGGCTCTATATACCCGCTACGAGAAAGAAGGTCGTGGTAAGACTATCAAAGCCCAAAAATTATGGTATTCCATTTTGGAAGCTCAAACTGAAACTGGTACACCTTTCGTTGTTTACAAGGATGCTTGTAACAGAAAATCTAATCAAAAAAACTTAGGTGTCATCAAGTCATCAAACTTATGCTGTGAAATTGTTGAATACTCAGCTCCAGATGAAACTGCTGTTTGTAACTTGGCTTCCGTTGCCTTACCAGCATTCATTGAAACTTCTGAGGATGGTAAGACTTCCACATacaacttcaaaaaattacatgAAATTGCTAAAGTTGTTACTCGTAATTTAAACAGAGTCATTGATCGTAATTACTACCCTGTTGAAGAAGCGAGAAAATCCAATATGAGACATAGACCAATTGCTTTGGGTGTTCAAGGTCTCGCTGACACTTTCATGCTGTTACGTTTGCCATTTGATTCTGAGGAAGCCCGTTTGCTAAATAtccaaatctttgaaaCTATTTATCATGCCTCCATGGAAGCTTCTTGTGAACTAGCTCAGAAGGACGGTCCATACGAAACTTTCCAAGGATCTCCTGCTTCTCAAGGTATACTACAGTTTGATATGTGGGACCAAAAACCCTACGGCATGTGGGATTGGGACACCTTAAGAAAAGATATCATGAAGCATGGTGTTAGAAATTCCTTGACCATGGCACCAATGCCTACTGCATCCACATCCCAAATATTGGGTTATAATGAATGTTTCGAACCAGTCACTTCCAATATGTACTCCCGTCGTGTCTTATCCGGTGAATTCCAGGTTGTGAACCCTTACTTACTGCGTGACTTGGTTGATTTAGGTATTTGGGATGAGGGTATGAAACAGTATCTGATTACACAAAATGGCTCCATTCAAGGCTTACCAAACGTTCCACAAGAATTGAAGGACTTATACAAGACTGTTTGGGAAATTTCACAAAAGACTATCATTAACATGGCAGCCGATCGTTCTGTCTATATTGATCAATCTcattctttgaatttgttcttACGTGCCCCAACTATGGGTAAACTAACAAGTATGCATTTTTACGGATGGAAGAAGGGATTGAAGACCGGTATGTACTATTTGAGAACCCAAGCTGCATCTGCTGCAATTCAATTTACTATTGATCAGAAGATTGCGGATCAAGCTACAGAAAACGTTGCTGATATTTCCAACTTGAAGCGTCCATCATATATGCCTTCCAGTGCAAGCTACGCTGCCAGCGATTTCGTGCCCGCAGCTGTGACTGCAAACGCAACTATTCCATCTCTAGATAGCTCCTCGGAAGCTTCAAGAGAGGCATCTCCAGCTCCAACAGGTAGCCACTCATTAACTAAAGGAATGGCAGAATTAAACGTTCAAGAGTCTAAGGTAGAAGTTCCTGAAGTACCTGCCCCAACtaagaatgaagaaaaagctgCCCCCATCGTTGATGATGAGGAAACCGAGTTCGACATTTACAACTCTAAGGTTATAGCATGTGCTATTGATAACCCAGAAGCTTGTGAAATGTGTTCGGGTTAA
- the TDA2 gene encoding Tda2p (Subunit of a complex that associates with actin filaments; forms a complex with Aim21p that inhibits barbed end F-actin assembly; elevates actin monomer pools to increase endocytotic efficiency and to regulate the distribution of actin between cables and patches; Aim21p/Tda2p forms a larger complex with actin capping proteins Cap1p and Cap2p; TcTex1-type dynein light chain family member; null mutant is sensitive to expression of the top1-T722A allele), producing the protein MSMQIEIKDGRSDNSPLPERKLVTLIQESYDSLKDDNEINLSTESTSNLLIKLVLEKLEKHSSLYKYIASVTTLNIEGLNEENANFSLKNDIGASWESKKDGIFNYKLEDKNNNECYLITILWLHK; encoded by the coding sequence atgagtaTGCAGATTGAAATAAAGGATGGAAGGAGTGATAACTCTCCTCTGCCCGAAAGAAAACTAGTTACGTTAATTCAAGAAAGTTATGATAGTTTAAAAGATGACAATGAAATCAATTTATCGACCGAATCAACTTCCAACCTTCTTATAAAACTGGTCCTagaaaaacttgaaaagcACTCTTCTTtgtataaatatattgCCTCGGTAACGACGTTGAACATTGAAGGACTCAACGAAGAAAACGCTAATTTCTCATTGAAGAACGATATAGGCGCATCCTGGGAATCTAAAAAAGATGGTATATTCAACTATAAACTAGAAgacaaaaataataatgagTGCTATTTAATTACAATTCTTTGGCTTCACAAGTAG
- the VTC1 gene encoding Vtc1p (Regulatory subunit of vacuolar transporter chaperone (VTC) complex; VTC complex is involved in membrane trafficking, vacuolar polyphosphate accumulation, microautophagy and non-autophagic vacuolar fusion; important regulator of substrate invagination from the vacuolar membrane; also binds mRNA; targeted to vacuole via AP-3 pathway; protein abundance increases in response to DNA replication stress), with product MSSAPLLQRTPGKKIALPTRVEPKVFFANERTFLSWLNFTVMLGGLGVGLLNFGDKIGRVSAGLFTFVAMGTMIYALVTYHWRAAAIRRRGSGPYDDRLGPTLLCFFLLVAVIINFILRLKYNDANTKL from the coding sequence ATGTCTTCAGCACCATTATTACAAAGAACACCTGGGAAAAAGATCGCTTTGCCCACACGAGTTGAGCCAAAAGTGTTCTTTGCCAATGAGCGTACCTTTTTGTCGTGGTTGAACTTTACAGTTATGCTGGGAGGCCTTGGTGTAGGTTTACTGAATTTTGGTGACAAGATAGGTAGGGTCAGTGCAGGACTATTTACTTTTGTTGCCATGGGTACAATGATATACGCGCTTGTAACATACCACTGGAGAGCTGCTGCGATTAGACGTAGAGGATCAGGTCCTTATGATGACAGATTGGGGCCCACTTTGTTGtgctttttcttattgGTTGCTGTCATTATCAACTTTATATTAAGATTGAAGTACAATGACGCTAACACTAAGTTATGA
- the ALD5 gene encoding aldehyde dehydrogenase (NAD(P)(+)) ALD5 (Mitochondrial aldehyde dehydrogenase; involved in regulation or biosynthesis of electron transport chain components and acetate formation; activated by K+; utilizes NADP+ as the preferred coenzyme; constitutively expressed) produces MLSRTRAAAPNSRIFTRSLLRLYSQAPLRVPITLPNGFTYEQPTGLFINGEFVASKQKKTFDVINPSNEEKITTVYKAMEDDVDEAVAAAKKAFETKWSIVEPEVRAKALFNLADLVEKHQETLAAIESMDNGKSLFCARGDVALVSKYLRSCGGWADKIYGNVIDTGKNHFTYSIKEPLGVCGQIIPWNFPLLMWSWKIGPALATGNTVVLKPAETTPLSALFASQLCQEAGIPAGVVNILPGSGRVVGERLSAHPDVKKIAFTGSTATGRHIMKVAADTVKKVTLELGGKSPNIVFADADLDKAVKNIAFGIFYNSGEVCCAGSRIYIQDTVYEEVLQKLKDYTESLKVGDPFDEEVFQGAQTSDKQLHKILDYVDVAKSEGARLVTGGARHGSKGYFVKPTVFADVKEDMRIVKEEVFGPIVTVSKFSTVDEVIAMANDSQYGLAAGIHTNDINKAVDVSKRVKAGTVWINTYNNFHQNVPFGGFGQSGIGREMGEAALSNYTQTKSVRIAIDKPIR; encoded by the coding sequence atgcTTTCTCGCACAAGAGCTGCAGCTCCGAATTCCAGAATATTCACTAGAAGCTTGTTACGTCTTTATTCTCAAGCACCATTACGCGTTCCAATTACTCTTCCAAATGGTTTCACCTACGAACAGCCAACAGGGTTATTCATCAATGGTGAATTTGTTGCCTCgaagcaaaagaaaacgttTGACGTGATCAATCCATCTAACGAAGAAAAGATAACAACTGTATACAAGGCTATGGAAGATGATGTTGATGAAGCCGTTGCAGCGGCTaaaaaagcttttgaaaCGAAGTGGTCTATTGTAGAGCCGGAGGTTCGCGCTAAAGCTTTATTCAATCTCGCTGACTTGGTTGAGAAACACCAAGAAACACTGGCTGCCATTGAGTCAATGGATAATGGTAAGTCATTGTTTTGTGCGCGCGGTGACGTCGCTTTAGTATCTAAATACTTGCGTTCTTGCGGTGGTTGGGCAGATAAAATCTACGGTAACGTTATTGACACAGGTAAAAACCATTTTACCTACTCAATTAAGGAACCATTAGGCGTTTGCGGCCAAATAATCCCTTGGAACTTCCCTTTATTGATGTGGTCATGGAAAATTGGGCCTGCTCTGGCTACAGGTAACACCGTCGTATTGAAACCCGCTGAAACAACACCTTTATCTGCCCTTTTCGCTTCCCAGTTGTGTCAGGAAGCAGGCATACCCGCTGGTGTAGTCAATATCCTTCCGGGTTCCGGTAGAGTTGTTGGAGAAAGATTGAGTGCACACCCAGACGTGAAGAAGATTGCTTTTACAGGCTCTACTGCCACCGGCCGCCATATTATGAAGGTCGCTGCCGATACTGTCAAGAAAGTCACTTTGGAGCTGGGAGGTAAATCACCAAATATTGTGTTTGCTGACGCTGATCTAGATAAAGCCGTCAAGAACATTGCCTTCGGTATTTTTTACAACTCTGGTGAAGTTTGCTGCGCTGGTTCCAGAATATACATTCAAGATACAGTATACGAGGAGGTGTTGCAAAAACTAAAGGATTACACCGAGTCACTAAAGGTCGGTGACCCATTTGATGAGGAAGTTTTCCAAGGTGCTCAAACATCTGACAAACAGCTGCATAAAATTTTAGACTATGTCGATGTAGCAAAATCAGAGGGGGCTCGTCTTGTGACTGGAGGGGCCAGACATGGCAGTAAAGGTTATTTTGTCAAGCCAACAGTGTTTGCTGATGTCAAAGAAGATATGAGAATTGTTAAGGAGGAAGTGTTTGGTCCCATTGTAACTGTATCCAAGTTTTCTACTGTTGATGAAGTGATTGCTATGGCAAATGATTCTCAATATGGGTTAGCCGCAGGTATTCACACTAACGATATTAACAAGGCTGTTGATGTGTCCAAAAGAGTGAAAGCTGGTACTGTTTGGATAAATACCTATAACAACTTCCACCAAAATGTTCCTTTCGGTGGCTTCGGCCAGTCAGGTATTGGCCGTGAAATGGGTGAGGCTGCTTTAAGTAACTACACTCAAACAAAATCTGTCAGAATTGCCATTGACAAGCCAATTCGTTGA
- the RPS24A gene encoding 40S ribosomal protein eS24 RPS24A (Protein component of the small (40S) ribosomal subunit; homologous to mammalian ribosomal protein S24, no bacterial homolog; RPS24A has a paralog, RPS24B, that arose from the whole genome duplication) yields the protein MSDAVTIRTRKVISNPLLARKQFVVDVLHPNRANVSKDELREKLAEVYKAEKDAVSVFGFRTQFGGGKSVGFGLVYNSVAEAKKFEPTYRLVRYGLAEKVEKASRQQRKQKKNRDKKIFGTGKRLAKKVARRNAD from the exons ATG TCTGACGCTGTTACTATCCGTACTAGAAAGGTTATCTCCAACCCATTGTTGGCCAGAAAGCAATTCGTCGTCGACGTCTTGCACCCAAACAGAGCTAATGTCTCCAAGGATGAATTGCGTGAAAAATTAGCTGAAGTCTACAAGGCTGAAAAGGACGCTGTCTCCGTTTTCGGTTTCAGAACCCAATTTGGTGGTGGTAAGTCTGTTGGTTTCGGTTTGGTCTACAACTCTGTTGCCGAAGCTAAGAAGTTCGAACCAACTTACAGATTAGTCAGATACGGTTTGGCTGAAAAGGTTGAAAAGGCTTCCagacaacaaagaaagcaaaagaagaacagaGACAAGAAGATCTTCGGTACTGGTAAGAGATTGGCTAAGAAGGTTGCTCGTCGTAACGCCGATTAA